The following are encoded in a window of Esox lucius isolate fEsoLuc1 chromosome 14, fEsoLuc1.pri, whole genome shotgun sequence genomic DNA:
- the LOC105029633 gene encoding C3a anaphylatoxin chemotactic receptor, with amino-acid sequence MSDEMVTNDYWNYSYTDGNSSSPTKGQENNSIRVVSLVLYSVACLLGIPGNAFVIWIAGIKMKRTINTVWFVSLALADLFCCISLPFSIAHILLDYHWIYGNAMCKFIPSVIVLNMFASVFTLMLISLDRFALVILPVWSQNNRSIPLALLLCGLAWIMAFLLTLPSMIYRELLVIDDINLTLCTYNDSNQSAIRASFVARLVLGFLVPLLVITLCHLLIGRRVSSSRFKSRRAFRIILGVVVAFFVCWLPYHVIGMVMEYGGEALGEVAQDLDPLAVALAFVNSCLNPVLYVFMGQDFRARVRVSLRKIFENVFSEDGNGTVPPSGYSIGQSQLSQATHSSEAQVEV; translated from the exons ATGAG TGACGAAATGGTGACAAATGATTATTGGAATTACAGTTACACAGACGGCAACTCATCTTCCCCCACAAAAGGACAGGAAAATAATTCTATACGCGTGGTTTCTTTAGTCCTCTACAGTGTTGCCTGTCTCCTTGGTATCCCAGGCAATGCCTTTGTTATCTGGATAGCTGGCATTAAGATGAAGCGGACAATAAACACTGTTTGGTTCGTCAGCCTGGCACTTGCTGACCTTTTCTGCTGTATATCTCTTCCCTTCAGCATAGCTCATATCTTACTGGACTACCACTGGATATATGGAAACGCAATGTGTAAGTTTATTCCCTCAGTCATTGTCCTCAACATGTTCGCCAGTGTGTTCACCCTCATGCTCATCAGCCTGGATCGCTTTGCCCTGGTCATCCTTCCTGTCTGGTCACAGAACAATCGGAGCATCCCCCTGGCCTTGCTGCTCTGCGGGCTGGCCTGGATCATGGCGTTCCTCCTCACTCTGCCCTCCATGATCTACAGAGAACTATTAGTCATTGATGATATAAACCTGACTTTGTGCACCTACAATGACAGCAACCAGTCAGCCATCAGAGCCAGCTTCGTTGCCAGGCTGGTGCTCGGCTTTCTGGTCCCTCTGCTGGTCATCACCCTCTGCCACCTGCTCATCGGAAGGAGGGTGAGCAGTAGCCGATTCAAGTCGCGGAGAGCCTTCAGGATTATTCTAGGAGTGGTGGTGGCTTTCTTTGTGTGTTGGCTGCCGTATCACGTCATAGGGATGGTGATGGAGTACGGTGGAGAGGCCTTGGGGGAAGTGGCACAGGACCTGGATCCGCTGGCGGTCGCTCTGGCGTTTGTCAACAGCTGCCTCAATCCCGTGCTGTACGTGTTCATGGGGCAGGACTTCAGAGCGAGGGTCAGGGTCTCCCTGAGGAAGATATTTGAGAACGTCTTCAGCGAGGATGGGAATGGGACTGTGCCTCCCTCAGGGTATTCTATAGGACAGTCACAGCTCTCACAGGCAACTCATTCTTCTGAGGCACAGGTGGAAGTTTGA
- the LOC105029632 gene encoding signal recognition particle 19 kDa protein: MAPLSNNPAEKDRFICIYPSYVNSKKTLAEGRRIPAEKAVENPTCAEISDVLTAAGAKVLVENKMYPREWNRDVTFRGRVRVQLKEEDGTLCSEKFATRKDVMIYCAEMIPKLKTRTQKGAGADSGSQQGDGGKKSKKKRK; this comes from the exons ATGGCTCCGCTTAGCAATAATCCAGCGGAAAAGGACAG GTTTATCTGCATATACCCCTCATACGTAAACAGTAAGAAGACTCTTGCAGAGGGGAGACGGATACCTGCTGAAAAG GCAGTGGAGAACCCTACCTGTGCTGAGATCAGTGATGTGTTGACAGCAGCTGGGGCCAAGGTTCTTGTAGAG AACAAGATGTACCCCAGAGAATGGAACAGAGATGTGACCTTCAGAGGGAGAGTGCGTGTTCAGTTGAAAGAGGAGGATGGGACTCTCTGCTCTGAAAAGTTTGCCACGC GTAAAGACGTGATGATATACTGTGCTGAGATGATCCCCAAACTGAAGACGCGGACCCAGAAGGGTGCGGGTGCTGACTCAGGTTCACAGCAAGGGGACGGAGGCAAGAAAAGCAAGAAGAAGAGGAAGTAG